From a region of the Nothobranchius furzeri strain GRZ-AD chromosome 12, NfurGRZ-RIMD1, whole genome shotgun sequence genome:
- the atp2a1 gene encoding sarcoplasmic/endoplasmic reticulum calcium ATPase 1, producing the protein MENAHIKESNEVLAYFGVTEDSGLSPEQVKKSLETYGYNELPAEEGKSIWELVVEQFEDLLVRILLLAACISFVLAWFEEGEETVTAFVEPFVILLILVANAIVGVWQERNAESAIEALKEYEPEMGKVYRADRKSVQRIKAREIVPGDVVEVSVGDKVPADIRIISIKSTTLRVDQSILTGESVSVIKHTDAVPDPRAVNQDKKNMLFSGTNIAAGKAIGIAVATGVSTEIGKIRDQMAATEQERTPLQQKLDEFGEQLSKVISLICVAVWIINIGHFNDPVHGGSWIRGAIYYFKIAVALAVAAIPEGLPAVITTCLALGTRRMAKKNAIVRSLPSVETLGCTSVICSDKTGTLTTNQMCVTKMFIIDKVEGDSVTLAQFDISGSKYTPEGEVTRNGGHVKCGQYDGLVELATICALCNDSSLDYNESKGIYEKVGEATETALCCLVEKMNVFNTEVRGLSKVERANTCCSVIKQLMRKEFTLEFSRDRKSMSVYCSPAKSAKAPVGNKMFVKGAPEGVIDRCAYVRVGTNRVQLTSSVKDQILSVIKEWGTGRDTLRCLALATRDTPPKKEDMNLEDSTKFAEYEMDLTFVGCVGMLDPPRKEVMSSIELCKAAGIRVIMITGDNKGTAVAICRRIGIFSEEEDVTGKAFTGREFDDLAPFDQKNAVRKACCFARVEPSHKSKIVEFLQGFDEITAMTGDGVNDAPALKKAEIGIAMGSGTAVAKSASEMVLADDNFSSIVSAVEEGRAIYNNMKQFIRYLISSNVGEVVCIFLTAALGLPEALIPVQLLWVNLVTDGLPATALGFNPPDLDIMGKAPRSPKEPLISGWLFFRYLAIGGYVGAATVAAAAWWFLYCDEGPEVTFYQLSHFMQCSEENEDFASVHCDVFESAPPMTMALSVLVTIEMCNALNSLSENQSLVRMPPWSNGWLMGAMTLSMSLHFMIIYVDPLPLIFKLTHLNVEQWMMVLKLSFPVILLDELLKFVARTYLEGKV; encoded by the exons AGCTGCCAGCAGAGGAgg GAAAGAGTATCTGGGAGTTGGTGGTGGAGCAGTTTGAGGACCTGTTGGTCAGAATCCTTCTTCTGGCTGCATGCATCTCCTTT GTGCTGGCTTGGTTTGAGGAAGGTGAAGAAACGGTCACTGCCTTCGTCGAGCCCTTCGTCATCCTCCTCATCCTTGTTGCAAATGCCATCGTCGGGGTGTGGCAG GAGCGAAATGCAGAGAGCGCCATCGAGGCTCTGAAAGAGTACGAACCTGAGATGGGAAAAGTTTACCGGGCGGACAGGAAGAGCGTGCAGAGGATCAAAGCCAGAGAGATTGTTCCTGGGGATGTGGTGGAGGTTTCTG TTGGTGACAAAGTACCGGCTGACATCAGGATCATCTCTATCAAGTCTACCACTCTTCGTGTGGACCAGTCCATTCTCACAG GGGAGTCCGTCAGCGTGATCAAGCACACTGATGCAGTTCCAGACCCACGTGCCGTCAACCAGGACAAGAAGAACATGCTGTTCTCT GGAACCAACATTGCCGCTGGTAAAGCCATCGGCATTGCCGTTGCAACCGGAGTCTCCACTGAGATCGGGAAGATCCGTGACCAGATGGCAGCGACCGAGCAGGAGAGGACCCCTCTGCAACAGAAACTGGATGAGTTTGGAGAACAGCTTTCTAAA GTCATCTCTCTCATTTGTGTGGCCGTGTGGATAATCAACATTGGCCACTTCAATGACCCTGTCCATGGGGGCTCCTGGATCCGTGGGGCCATCTACTATTTCAAAATTGCTGTGGCTTTGGCAGTGGCTGCCATCCCTGAAG GCCTGCCTGCTGTGATCACCACCTGTCTGGCTCTGGGAACGCGTCGCATGGCCAAGAAGAACGCCATCGTCAGAAGCCTTCCTTCTGTAGAGACTCTGGGCTGCACCTCTGTTATCTGCTCCGACAAGACTGGCACACTCACCACCAACCAGATGTGTGTCACCAAG ATGTTCATCATTGATAAAGTTGAAGGGGACAGTGTGACCCTTGCGCAGTTTGACATTTCAGGCTCAAAGTACACCCCCGAAGGAGAAGT CACAAGGAATGGTGGACACGTGAAGTGTGGGCAGTATGATGGGTTGGTTGAGCTGGCAACCATCTGTGCTCTGTGCAATGACTCATCTCTGGACTACAACGAG TCCAAAGGTATATATGAGAAAGTGGGTGAGGCTACAGAGACAGCCTTGTGCTGCTTGGTGGAAAAGATGAACGTGTTCAACACTGAAGTGCGGGGTCTGTCGAAGGTGGAAAGAGCAAACACTTGCTGTTCT GTGATCAAACAGCTGATGAGGAAGGAGTTTACCCTGGAGTTCTCCAGAGACAGGAAATCCATGTCGGTCTACTGCTCACCAGCCAAGTCAGCCAAAGCTCCCGTGGGGAATAAGATGTTTGTTAAA GGTGCTCCAGAAGGTGTGATCGATCGATGTGCTTATGTTCGCGTGGGAACCAATCGTGTGCAGCTCACTAGCTCAGTCAAAGACCAAATCCTGTCAGTCATCAAGGAGTGGGGCACTGGTAGGGACACACTCCGCTGTTTGGCACTTGCCACTCGTGACACTCCTCCAAAAAAAGAAGACATGAACCTGGAAGATTCCACCAAGTTTGCAGAATATGAG ATGGACttgacctttgtcggctgtgttgGCATGCTTGACCCTCCTCGTAAGGAAGTCATGAGCTCCATCGAGTTGTGCAAGGCTGCCGGTATTCGTGTCATCATGATCACTG GCGACAACAAAGGTACGGCTGTAGCCATCTGTAGACGCATTGGAATCTTCTCTGAGGAAGAGGATGTCACCGGCAAGGCCTTCACCGGTCGGGAATTTGATGACCTTGCGCCATTTGACCAGAAGAATGCAGTCCGAAAGGCTTGCTGCTTTGCTAGAGTGGAGCCATCCCACAAGTCTAAGATCGTTGAGTTCCTGCAGGGCTTTGATGAGATAACAGCGATG ACCGGTGATGGAGTGAACGATGCCCCTGCCTTAAAGAAAGCGGAGATTGGCATCGCCATGGGCTCTGGCACTGCCGTTGCCAAGTCTGCCTCTGAGATGGTCCTGGCTGATGATAACTTCTCTTCCATTGTGTCCGCTGTTGAGGAGGGCAGAGCCATCTACAACAACATGAAGCAGTTCATCCGCTACCTCATCTCCTCCAATGTAGGCGAGGTTGTTTG TATATTCCTGACCGCTGCCCTGGGTTTGCCAGAGGCTCTGATACCAGTTCAGCTTCTTTGGGTTAACCTTGTGACTGATGGTCTGCCTGCCACTGCACTCGGCTTCAATCCTCCTGACCTGGACATCATGGGCAAAGCTCCCCGCTCCCCAAAAGAGCCCCTCATCTCCGGCTGGCTCTTCTTCAGATATCTAGCCATTGGAG GTTATGTTGGTGCTGCAACAGTGGCAGCAGCTGCTTGGTGGTTTCTGTACTGTGATGAGGGCCCAGAGGTCACCTTCTACCAACTG TCTCACTTTATGCAATGCAGTGAGGAGAATGAGGACTTTGCTAGCGTCCACTGTGACGTGTTTGAGTCTGCTCCCCCGATGACCATGGCTCTGTCTGTGCTGGTCACCATAGAGATGTGCAATGCTCTAAACAG CCTGTCTGAGAACCAGTCCCTGGTGCGGATGCCCCCCTGGAGCAATGGCTGGCTGATGGGTGCCATGACCCTCTCCATGTCCCTTCACTTCATGATCATCTACGTTGACCCCCTGCCC CTGATTTTCAAGCTCACCCATTTGAATGTGGAGCAGTGGATGATGGTGCTGAAACTTTCCTTCCCCGTTATTCTTCTTGATGAGCTTCTCAAATTTGTGGCTCGCACATATCTGGAGG